The nucleotide window CTTCGATCTGTGATTGCCATAGCAAGGGTTAGTCCGACGGCAGCGTTACTGGTATTGGCCCAGTTTTTAGCACGGGCTGCTCCCTCACGAATTTCCGCAATCGCTGTTTGCTGTTCTGCGAAAACTGTTTGTCTTTTTGCTTCTCGGGTCTGAGTTTGCGCAATTAAGGTTTGTTGCTCTGCCCGTTGCCGTTGGGTTGCCTCAGCTCGACGAGCTGTTTCTGCCTGTTGCTTTCGTTGCTGGGCAATCTGGGTCTGCTGCTCCGCTCGCCGCTGCTGCCGTCTTGCCACCTGCTCTTGCTGTTTCGCCCGTTGCTCACTCACCTGGGCTGCTTGCAGCGCATCCTCCGCCCGTTTTCGTTGCCGTTGAGCAATCGCCGCATTCTCCTCTGACTTTTCTAAGGCAGCCTTCGTTTCTGCTTCACTTTCTTCCGCCCGTTTCCGTTGTCGCTGAGCAATCTGCTGTTCGGCTTGCGCCTTGGATTCATTTTCCTTTGCTCTTGCCTCACTCGCCTCTGACTTTTCTAAGGCAACCTTCGTTGCGGCTTCACTTTTTTGCGCCCGTTCTAACAACGTAAACAATCCCGCTGCTGCCCCCAGCGACAACATCGCCACACCACCCGCACCCGCTGCCAAAAGCCTTTTGCGCCCCCGCTCCGATTTACGACTCGCCGCAATATACTCCCCCTGCAAAGTAGTTGCCCGTGGCTCCTTATTCGCCCCCAACGCTAACCACTGCTCCGCTTCCGCCAGATTATGCCCCCGCAACAGTCCACTACGATTTCGCTCTGCCTGCTCCCACTCCTTCGCCCGTTGCAGCAGTCGAGTATGTTGCTGCACGTGGGCCAAGTCCGTGTCGATCGCACTCACCAAGGACGCAAAACTCGCATCAAAGTTATCCGCATCCTGAAACCACAGCCAGTTGTGCCGGTCCAAGGCAGCATGGGCCTTATTCTGCTTATCCAAAAGCGACGCACAGTCGCGGTACATCACAGGCACTAAACGCTTGTTATTTTCTAGCGCATAGTTAATCTCCCACTGACAGACCTCCGACATCACCGAATCCGGTGATAGGACAAACACAAAGTTATACGCACCATCGATGCCTGTCTGAATCGCCGATCGCCAATCCTCCGTCGGCTCAATATCGGCCCAGTCAACCCAGGTCTCACGATCGGCGGTCTCTAATGCTTGGTGTAGCCCCTCGACAAAAGACTTATCCACCCGCGAATAGGAGATAAACACATCACTCTGATTCACCAACTCCGCCATACCCACCACCCAATCAGAAACACACAAATCATCGATCGGCTTAAGTGACAATTAGCACTTGATCAGAGTCACTAAAATTCAATGCACTAACATAAATCAGGCATTGATTTAGTTATCATGCCGCTCAACATCGATCTAGTGCAACTGGCTAGAAATAATTTGTTGATTTAATGATTGGGTGTCCGGTGTGCATCGATTACCCCCCCAGTCAAGCCACGGCTAAATCCGAGGACTTTAACAAATTCCCACCGTTTGAAGGGGAGTAGGGGTGATCTGATCTGTTGCATCCATTTTTGGACTTGGGATTACACCTAAGATAGTGCTGCAATTGAGAGAGCGGGTTAATTATCAACCCGACTTTCGATTCTGGCTTGGACTTCTGGTTTGACGCGTCTTAGTAGGTCATACCCGGTTTTTTGTTCAATTTGATCGACGGTCACTCGATACTTTTGCCAATCGTCATCTTTGATGCCGGGTTCGTTGGGCATATCGACGGCAATAACGCGGGTGCGAGGACCGACATCACTTGGATAACGCCGTGGGCCATTCATCACGACGATGACTTTCCAGATGCTTGCGGGGACGGTGACTTTTTGGCTGGTGCGACCGATCGTGCCTTTGCGGCCATAGGTGCCAGCGGTGATATATAGCTCTTTGCCCTGGGCGACTAAGTCCCGGCAATATTCTTCTAAGTCCACCCACGGTCCCCGGTTGTTGTCGGGGGTTTGGGGCACGATATTTGTCATTAGAAAAGTCGATGTCTGATTGTCGGGATTGTTATCACGATCGGCGGAGGGCACCATGTGGCCACGATCGTACCCAGTGCGGGTGTAGTCCGCAGGGGTGACTTTATACCAGTTATCGGGCAGTTCGGCATCGGGTCGGAAGGTGTTTTTGCGCGGTGTATCGCCGATCCAGGATTGGTTTAGTTCCCAACTGACCCAATTCGGGATGCGTTTGGCGTTGTTGTAGGAGAGGGAATATTGCGGGCGATTGATTAAATAATTATTGCCGTTGGTGATGGCGTCGGCTGTGGCTTTGCTGGGATTGCCGAGCAGGAGATGGCGCGGTTGGCGCGGGCGGCCGAGGGGTGCTGTGGGTGTGGGCGCTTGATTCGGTCGAAACCAGGTGCAACTGCTGGTCAGCAGGAGTAGACACAGGAGCAGTATGGTTTTTGGTATCCAGCGAAGCGTTAGTGGCATGAGTGATTCAATGCGCGTAAGTTACCCATTGTCTGAGTGCGATGCTTTGAGCCGATCGCGTTATTTCCGTGATAAAAATCTGTGACTCTGATGATGACATTGATTTGGCCGATCACCGTTTGATCTAATACTAATCCACTCACGACGTCGGTGGCATTGATTGTTGGTCCCGGAGGACTTGGGTGGGCTTGTCAGTTTGGCTCAGGGCGCTCTTGTACGGGCTGCTATTTATCGCAGTTGATGCGTAATAGGAATGATGCTCTGGTTAGAAGTAAGCGATGGGCAGATTGTTACGTCGGGGGCATCGGCCGACGATGTCTGTCTATCGCTTTATAATCGGGGGATATGCAGAAAATCTCTGCTTTTGACCTAGAGATATGCGGAACTTTTCCATCTATCACTCGACTGAGCACTTTAAATCTCTGTTCGTGCTTCTGATGGTCGAGCCGTTATGTGAAATCAAAAGGACAGGAACTATGAAAGTACTAATGAGAGTACTTACGATACTCATACTTGTCAGCATCGTGGCAGTAGGCTGTACAAGTATTCAGGTTGCATCTAATAACACAACGAAAGCGGCATCAGCGAAAGTGCTCTTGGCGTCTGAAGTCCAGTGGGAGAAACTCAACCCTGCTCGGGGCGATAAGAGCCCGCAGGCTGGCACGCTGTGGGGTGATCGCATGGGTACTGTGCCGACGGGTTTTCTCGCGAAGTTCGTGGATGGTTTCTCCTCACCGCCACATCTCCACAATGCCACCTATCGCGCAGTTGTGATTAGCGGCCTCATCCACAATGATGATCCCGATGCTGTTCCTATGTGGATGTCCAAGGGATCGTTTTGGACACAGCCTAAAGGCGAAGTGCACATCACCGCCGCCAAAGGTAAAACTACTGTGGCACTTGTAGAAATCGATAAGGGGCCATATCTAGTACTTCCGCCAGAGAAAGCGTTTGATAGTGGCGAAAGGCCGATCAACGTTGACGCATCGAACATCATGTGGGTCGATCCGCACGGAATGTCGGCCTCTGCCAATAGCCCAAAGCTAGCCTATCTTTTGGGAAACCTACAGGATGGCCAGTCGAACGGAACCTTTGTCAAACTTCCAGCAGGATTCAAGGGAGAGATCCGAAGCTACGGTTCAATTTTCCGTGCTGTGGTGATCACAGGTGAGCCACAGTACTTCGGAACCAACACCCAAACTCTGGAGCCGGGAAGCTACTTCAGTTCCAAGGGAGAGTCAGTACATCAGATTTCCTCTAATGCAGGGAAAGAAAGCATTATCTATGTGCGGACGAATGGTCGGTATAAAATCACGGCTAGTGAAAAATGAACTTCTCACCTCATGTTGACGATTCGCCTATTCAATGAAGCTGACTGGAACGCCGTTTGGCCGATCGTCGAACCTGTCTTTTGCGCTGGTGAGACTTATCCATACTCGCCAGACATCACACAGGGGGAAGCGTTCGATGTTTGGATAGCCACTCCGCAAGCGACGTATATCGCGGAAGACGAAGAGAACGGTGCCATCCTTGGGACGTATTACATCAAACCAAACCAACCATCGCAGGGATCGCATGTGTGCAATTG belongs to Romeriopsis navalis LEGE 11480 and includes:
- a CDS encoding TIR domain-containing protein translates to MSLKPIDDLCVSDWVVGMAELVNQSDVFISYSRVDKSFVEGLHQALETADRETWVDWADIEPTEDWRSAIQTGIDGAYNFVFVLSPDSVMSEVCQWEINYALENNKRLVPVMYRDCASLLDKQNKAHAALDRHNWLWFQDADNFDASFASLVSAIDTDLAHVQQHTRLLQRAKEWEQAERNRSGLLRGHNLAEAEQWLALGANKEPRATTLQGEYIAASRKSERGRKRLLAAGAGGVAMLSLGAAAGLFTLLERAQKSEAATKVALEKSEASEARAKENESKAQAEQQIAQRQRKRAEESEAETKAALEKSEENAAIAQRQRKRAEDALQAAQVSEQRAKQQEQVARRQQRRAEQQTQIAQQRKQQAETARRAEATQRQRAEQQTLIAQTQTREAKRQTVFAEQQTAIAEIREGAARAKNWANTSNAAVGLTLAMAITDRSQRGQPAVYTPTITTATDALLLSLQTSQERNQLKGHSNSVFSVAFSPDGKRIVSGSWDKTLRLWDAQTGQPIGQPLKGHSNYVWSVAFSPDGKRIVSGSWDNTLRLWDAQTGQPIGQPLKGHSNAVWSVAFSPDGKRIVSGSWDQTPRLWDAQTGQPIGQPLKGHLNAVLSVAFSPDGKRIVSGSWDQTLRLWDAQTGQPIGQPLKGHSNAVWSVAFSPDGKRIVSGSWD
- a CDS encoding DNA/RNA non-specific endonuclease, whose protein sequence is MPLTLRWIPKTILLLCLLLLTSSCTWFRPNQAPTPTAPLGRPRQPRHLLLGNPSKATADAITNGNNYLINRPQYSLSYNNAKRIPNWVSWELNQSWIGDTPRKNTFRPDAELPDNWYKVTPADYTRTGYDRGHMVPSADRDNNPDNQTSTFLMTNIVPQTPDNNRGPWVDLEEYCRDLVAQGKELYITAGTYGRKGTIGRTSQKVTVPASIWKVIVVMNGPRRYPSDVGPRTRVIAVDMPNEPGIKDDDWQKYRVTVDQIEQKTGYDLLRRVKPEVQARIESRVDN
- a CDS encoding DUF4437 domain-containing protein; its protein translation is MKVLMRVLTILILVSIVAVGCTSIQVASNNTTKAASAKVLLASEVQWEKLNPARGDKSPQAGTLWGDRMGTVPTGFLAKFVDGFSSPPHLHNATYRAVVISGLIHNDDPDAVPMWMSKGSFWTQPKGEVHITAAKGKTTVALVEIDKGPYLVLPPEKAFDSGERPINVDASNIMWVDPHGMSASANSPKLAYLLGNLQDGQSNGTFVKLPAGFKGEIRSYGSIFRAVVITGEPQYFGTNTQTLEPGSYFSSKGESVHQISSNAGKESIIYVRTNGRYKITASEK